The following proteins come from a genomic window of Gimesia chilikensis:
- a CDS encoding MraY family glycosyltransferase encodes MVFDSVITSTVMLIGVSVATLVGALLVIRLAPTLGLVQKPTNRCSHIQPTPRGGGLSFVVISLLATTVCLWNEVSSGSLLTVLLCGGALIAAIGFCDDLYQLSIKKRLGAQILIIAASVYALLPAPAIELWGIRLQSDVICWGITALALVWWLNLFNFMDGIDGLAGMEATCILTTAGGLMYYQQGAASSQVLFPMLILTASLAGFILVNWAPAKIFMGDVGSTFLGYTLGMLAATTVYSGALNLWVWLILPGVFWVDATFTLLRRMLRGDRWYQAHQSHTYQRVSRYLVEPEGKNLTRKAAHRRVTLIALALNVCWLLPLATMALIWPAWGLPLVMIAWAPLVALAAYYGAGKPGNIPLAAEGNVSPSTLRKELPLKI; translated from the coding sequence ATGGTGTTTGACAGTGTAATCACATCAACTGTGATGCTTATCGGCGTCTCCGTAGCGACTCTGGTCGGTGCGCTGCTGGTCATCCGGCTGGCCCCCACTCTCGGGTTGGTGCAGAAGCCCACCAATCGCTGTTCCCACATTCAACCGACGCCCCGCGGCGGAGGTCTCTCCTTTGTTGTGATCAGCCTGCTGGCGACGACGGTCTGCCTCTGGAATGAAGTCAGCTCCGGATCGCTGTTGACCGTACTGCTCTGCGGCGGTGCGCTGATTGCGGCGATTGGATTCTGTGACGACCTGTATCAGCTTTCGATTAAAAAACGCCTCGGAGCACAGATTCTGATTATCGCTGCCTCCGTTTATGCACTCCTGCCGGCTCCCGCGATTGAACTCTGGGGAATCCGGCTGCAGTCTGATGTCATCTGCTGGGGGATCACAGCCCTGGCTCTGGTCTGGTGGCTGAACCTGTTTAATTTCATGGACGGCATCGACGGACTGGCGGGGATGGAAGCCACTTGCATTCTGACCACCGCCGGCGGTCTGATGTATTATCAACAGGGAGCCGCATCGTCACAGGTTCTGTTCCCCATGCTGATCCTGACTGCCAGCCTGGCTGGCTTCATACTGGTCAACTGGGCTCCCGCGAAAATCTTTATGGGTGATGTCGGAAGTACCTTTCTGGGTTACACGCTGGGAATGCTGGCAGCAACCACCGTGTATTCCGGTGCCCTGAACCTCTGGGTCTGGCTCATCCTGCCTGGCGTCTTCTGGGTGGATGCCACGTTTACATTACTGCGGCGCATGCTGCGGGGAGATCGCTGGTACCAGGCACATCAGAGCCATACCTATCAACGCGTTTCCCGCTACCTGGTTGAACCGGAAGGGAAAAACCTGACCCGCAAAGCCGCCCATCGCAGAGTTACTCTCATCGCTCTGGCTCTGAATGTCTGCTGGCTCTTGCCGCTGGCAACAATGGCCCTGATCTGGCCTGCCTGGGGACTTCCTCTGGTAATGATCGCCTGGGCGCCACTGGTGGCACTCGCCGCTTACTATGGTGCAGGTAAGCCTGGAAATATTCCGCTGGCTGCCGAAGGGAATGTCTCTCCCTCTACGCTACGGAAAGAGCTGCCTCTCAAGATCTGA
- a CDS encoding thioredoxin family protein: MKRLPQKLQWAVVGFSLVVVVGICIELLKSDSKASNAESVAEEIKWHQDLETAHQAAMKSNKPVFIVFDASWCTYCRKLEKDTLSDPRMARYLNQAFEPVHLDFDKDREIADTLKVKSIPCTVVLSAEADLLARQVGYSKVPRYHAMLEKARKLQAVIRHIEYSK, from the coding sequence ATGAAACGACTTCCCCAGAAGCTCCAGTGGGCCGTTGTTGGCTTTTCACTTGTCGTCGTGGTTGGCATCTGTATCGAGCTCTTGAAATCAGATTCAAAAGCCTCAAACGCGGAATCAGTCGCGGAAGAGATCAAGTGGCACCAGGACCTGGAAACGGCTCACCAGGCCGCGATGAAAAGTAACAAGCCGGTATTCATCGTATTTGATGCCAGCTGGTGTACTTACTGTCGGAAACTGGAGAAAGATACCCTCTCCGATCCACGGATGGCCCGCTACCTGAATCAGGCATTTGAGCCTGTACACCTCGATTTCGACAAAGATCGGGAAATCGCCGACACCCTGAAGGTGAAATCGATTCCATGTACAGTCGTTCTGAGTGCAGAAGCAGACCTGCTGGCGCGTCAGGTGGGATATTCCAAAGTTCCCCGCTATCACGCGATGCTGGAAAAAGCCCGCAAATTGCAGGCTGTGATTCGCCACATCGAGTACTCAAAATAA
- a CDS encoding sigma-70 family RNA polymerase sigma factor, with amino-acid sequence MAGRTEAFDQLVLKYQDRLYRTLVRILGSSDDARDAAQEGFTQAFFKLNTFRGTAAFYSWLFRIAFNAAITQKRKQKRSATPIDPQDNQSGQWLEDPHPDQHPPDVAERTERKQIVHQALNELQEEYRTPLILRELEGLSYGEIAELTDVPLGTVRSRIFRGRNELKQKLNALFQEAPLARVSESDHESSISESK; translated from the coding sequence TTGGCAGGTCGTACTGAGGCGTTTGATCAGCTGGTTCTAAAATATCAGGACCGTCTGTATCGAACACTGGTGCGGATTCTGGGCTCCAGCGACGATGCGCGCGACGCCGCCCAGGAAGGCTTTACCCAGGCATTTTTCAAGTTGAACACATTCCGGGGAACAGCCGCCTTTTACTCCTGGCTGTTCCGCATCGCTTTTAATGCAGCGATTACCCAGAAACGAAAACAGAAACGATCCGCCACCCCCATTGATCCGCAGGATAACCAGTCAGGTCAATGGCTGGAAGATCCTCACCCCGACCAACACCCTCCCGACGTGGCAGAACGCACCGAGCGCAAACAGATTGTCCACCAGGCGTTGAATGAATTACAGGAAGAATACCGGACCCCGCTGATTCTGCGGGAGCTGGAAGGTTTGTCTTACGGAGAAATCGCTGAGCTCACGGACGTTCCGCTGGGAACGGTCCGCAGCCGCATTTTTAGAGGAAGGAATGAACTGAAACAGAAACTGAACGCGTTGTTCCAGGAGGCACCCCTGGCCCGTGTTTCCGAGTCTGACCACGAGTCATCTATAAGTGAATCAAAATGA
- a CDS encoding Gldg family protein → MLRNNVVLAVFKRNVQSYFSGVLGYLFIVVFVVAGAFAAFNQQFFANNQANLDQLSLWYPLLLLFIIPAITMGVWADEKKLGTDELLFTLPASDLEVLLGKFLAVLAVYTIALLFSVTHIFVLSSIGNPDMGLMFTTYFGYWLAGASLLSAGMFASALTSSTTVAFVLGTVICAIPVFIGQVAPSSNLIQSLSLVEQFQDFNTGVLPLASVLYFISLAIMMLYLNRVLITRRHWSSHEQNSMGLQYLVRTISLAVILISVNAIVSYGSSRIDMTSERVYSLSQTTKDLISKIDDKNPVTIEAFISPEVSREYVPIRKRLIGLLREYDQLGGKRLQVRFVDVEPFSKEEEEARLLDISPQRVQTERGGRAYVETIFMGAVVKSATDEVVIPFFNVGTPIEYELTRSIRTVSKDDRLTVGILNTDASIFGGLDMSMGGNQPPWLIVSELKKQYRVEQVSPDSPISDTDYDVLLAVLPSSLTEPQLKNLVDYVKKGKPTLICDDPLPVFGGGRGIQMAPRMPKPSPGGMMGMRQPPPTPKAYEGRLTPLMNLLEIAWDNGEVVFDYFNPHPEFAEVVRPELIFISPKSGTKSAFSLDSNITSGLQEMLTFFPGSIRPRKDRDLNFEPLLRTGPNSGLLAWGEITSPFFNSVRIVQDPVRVIDEHAHVLAAHITSTPKSKVKGLNVIFVADADLISDELFNIRERQAFGLKIDNVTFLLNCVDQLAGDDSYISLRKRRQKHRTLTLVERETSVFIKERNAEREKANEVADAKLEEARDRLKEQREKIEKDPSMDSREKQIRLRMAEENESRRLEVDEAKIEREKQQQVEKIKAQTERQIREIENRIRWYAILVPPFPAILLGICFLFFRLKHENQNIAPDRRLK, encoded by the coding sequence ATGTTGCGGAACAACGTTGTATTGGCCGTCTTCAAGCGAAACGTACAGAGCTACTTCTCGGGAGTGCTCGGCTATCTGTTTATTGTCGTGTTCGTGGTCGCCGGTGCCTTCGCTGCCTTCAACCAGCAGTTCTTTGCCAACAACCAGGCGAACCTGGATCAGTTGAGCCTGTGGTATCCCCTGCTGCTGCTGTTCATCATCCCGGCGATTACGATGGGTGTCTGGGCCGATGAGAAAAAACTGGGCACGGACGAACTGCTGTTTACCCTGCCCGCTTCGGACCTGGAAGTCCTGCTGGGCAAATTCCTGGCGGTACTGGCGGTCTACACAATCGCCCTGCTGTTCTCGGTCACGCATATTTTTGTGCTCTCCAGCATCGGCAACCCGGATATGGGGCTGATGTTTACGACTTATTTTGGATACTGGCTGGCGGGTGCGTCCCTGCTGTCTGCGGGCATGTTCGCTTCCGCGTTGACGAGCAGCACCACGGTCGCGTTTGTGCTGGGAACCGTGATCTGCGCGATCCCGGTCTTCATCGGACAGGTGGCTCCTTCCAGTAATCTGATTCAGAGCCTGAGCCTGGTCGAACAGTTCCAGGATTTCAATACCGGAGTTCTGCCGCTGGCCTCGGTGCTGTACTTCATTTCGCTGGCGATCATGATGCTGTACCTGAACCGCGTGCTCATCACCCGCCGACACTGGAGTTCCCATGAACAGAATTCAATGGGACTGCAGTACCTGGTGCGAACCATTTCGCTGGCAGTGATCCTGATCAGCGTGAATGCGATCGTCTCCTACGGCAGCAGCCGCATCGATATGACGAGCGAAAGAGTCTACAGCCTGTCACAGACGACAAAAGACCTGATCTCCAAGATCGACGATAAAAACCCCGTCACCATTGAAGCTTTCATCAGCCCGGAAGTCTCGAGGGAATACGTGCCGATTCGCAAACGACTGATCGGCCTGCTGCGTGAATATGACCAGCTGGGCGGCAAACGCCTGCAGGTGCGGTTCGTTGACGTTGAGCCGTTCAGCAAGGAAGAAGAGGAAGCCCGGCTGCTGGACATCTCTCCCCAACGGGTTCAGACCGAACGGGGTGGACGGGCTTACGTGGAAACCATTTTCATGGGTGCCGTCGTGAAGAGCGCAACCGATGAAGTGGTGATTCCGTTCTTCAATGTCGGAACACCCATCGAATACGAACTGACCCGTTCCATCCGCACAGTCTCCAAAGATGATCGTCTGACGGTCGGCATTCTGAATACCGATGCCAGCATTTTTGGTGGTCTGGATATGAGCATGGGCGGCAACCAGCCTCCGTGGCTGATTGTGAGTGAACTCAAGAAACAGTACCGGGTCGAGCAGGTCTCACCCGATTCGCCGATCAGCGATACCGATTACGATGTTCTGCTGGCGGTGCTCCCCTCATCATTGACCGAACCCCAGCTCAAGAATCTGGTGGACTACGTCAAGAAAGGGAAACCGACGCTGATCTGCGATGACCCGCTGCCCGTCTTCGGAGGAGGACGAGGCATTCAGATGGCGCCTCGTATGCCCAAACCGAGTCCGGGAGGCATGATGGGAATGCGTCAACCGCCGCCAACGCCCAAGGCTTACGAAGGTCGGCTGACGCCGCTGATGAACCTGCTGGAGATTGCCTGGGATAACGGGGAAGTGGTATTTGATTACTTCAATCCGCATCCTGAGTTTGCCGAAGTCGTGCGTCCTGAGCTGATCTTCATCAGCCCCAAGAGTGGAACGAAAAGCGCCTTCAGCCTCGACAGTAACATCACCAGTGGTCTACAGGAAATGCTGACCTTCTTCCCGGGCAGTATCCGTCCGCGGAAAGACCGGGATCTGAATTTCGAACCGCTGCTGCGTACCGGACCCAACTCCGGTCTGCTGGCCTGGGGTGAGATCACCAGCCCGTTCTTCAATTCGGTCCGCATCGTGCAGGATCCGGTCCGTGTGATCGACGAACACGCCCACGTCCTGGCGGCCCACATCACTTCGACGCCGAAATCAAAAGTGAAAGGCCTGAATGTGATCTTTGTCGCCGATGCCGACCTGATTTCCGATGAGCTGTTTAACATCCGCGAGCGTCAGGCTTTCGGTCTGAAGATCGACAACGTCACCTTCCTGTTGAACTGTGTCGACCAACTGGCCGGGGACGATTCCTATATCTCGCTCCGTAAACGGCGTCAGAAGCATCGCACGCTGACACTGGTCGAACGCGAAACTTCGGTTTTCATCAAAGAGCGAAACGCGGAACGGGAGAAGGCCAACGAGGTCGCTGATGCCAAGCTGGAGGAAGCCCGTGATCGTCTCAAAGAACAACGGGAAAAGATCGAAAAAGATCCTTCCATGGACAGCCGGGAAAAACAGATCCGTTTACGAATGGCTGAAGAAAACGAAAGTCGTCGGCTGGAAGTCGATGAAGCCAAAATCGAACGGGAAAAACAGCAACAGGTCGAAAAGATCAAAGCTCAGACCGAGCGACAGATTCGGGAAATCGAAAACCGGATTCGCTGGTATGCGATCCTGGTGCCCCCCTTCCCGGCGATCCTGTTGGGAATCTGTTTCCTGTTCTTCCGTTTAAAGCACGAGAACCAGAATATTGCTCCGGACCGGAGACTGAAATAA
- a CDS encoding DUF4340 domain-containing protein, with the protein MNETTRTLTFVGIAVVALIAAFVTDRASQPVELTGYEKVGEEFYPDFTDPTQARALRVVSYDEDSATLKVFNVDYKNGAWRIPSHHDYPADAEDELAETATSLVGVVRGALESRRKSDHERFGVIDPLDESNTNLQGRGQRLTLSKEGGAPLVDFIIGKQVPEQPNEYYVRKVDEDSVYRTKLNVDLSSDFSDWIEPDLLKVDRDRLVEIIVNKYSIDEKNRRLVDEELSTLKRKNSSSPWELEGLNTETEKLNTADVNQMINTLVDLKIQGIRPKPAAIAAELKKSGQLQLKNALDFVDLQSKGFIVAQTASGGQQLVSNEGEVIVVTNQGVVYSLYFGEIFTGSTLDIEVGNGSKEKSDKAPAKDAEKADSKEKKAGNKTEEVVEKPGKSEENDAMKTSRYLFVTVTFDPSFIGDPPQKPTKPEKPAETKEKTDGDKPADAKAADKKDEKADEKKPDPEAEYAAAMKKYESALKTYEKQLKEYDGKVIKGQERVQELNQRFADWYYVISANSFEKLRMSRKALVEPADKPEEGAAQPGAGNPALGIPGLNLPGMKAPAQPGGKPASPKPAPSTKPAPAKSDSESKPAPAKTEAKPKPAAEKASPKQPESEKKSTDSKPPEKAAGSE; encoded by the coding sequence ATGAATGAAACGACGAGAACATTGACCTTTGTGGGAATCGCCGTGGTTGCCTTAATTGCGGCGTTCGTAACCGATCGCGCCTCGCAACCGGTCGAGCTGACGGGTTATGAAAAGGTAGGCGAAGAATTCTATCCGGACTTCACGGATCCGACCCAGGCCAGAGCGCTGCGGGTGGTGAGCTACGATGAAGATTCCGCGACGCTCAAAGTCTTCAACGTCGACTACAAAAACGGTGCCTGGCGAATTCCGTCGCACCACGACTACCCGGCTGACGCCGAAGACGAACTGGCGGAAACGGCTACTTCGCTGGTAGGAGTGGTTCGCGGTGCCCTGGAAAGTCGACGTAAAAGCGACCATGAACGGTTCGGCGTCATCGATCCGCTGGACGAATCGAACACCAACCTGCAGGGTCGCGGTCAGCGTCTGACACTGTCCAAAGAGGGTGGTGCCCCGCTGGTCGACTTTATCATCGGTAAACAGGTGCCGGAACAACCCAATGAGTACTATGTGCGGAAAGTCGACGAAGATTCGGTCTACCGGACCAAGCTCAACGTGGATCTTTCGTCTGATTTCTCGGACTGGATTGAACCGGACCTGCTGAAGGTCGACCGGGATCGCCTGGTGGAAATCATCGTGAATAAATACTCCATCGATGAAAAGAATCGTCGCCTGGTGGACGAGGAACTTTCGACGCTGAAACGCAAGAACTCCAGTTCTCCCTGGGAACTCGAAGGCCTGAATACCGAAACTGAGAAACTGAATACTGCGGATGTCAACCAGATGATCAACACGCTGGTCGACCTCAAGATTCAGGGAATCCGTCCCAAGCCGGCCGCCATCGCTGCGGAGCTCAAGAAGTCAGGACAGCTGCAGCTGAAAAATGCACTCGACTTTGTCGACCTGCAGAGCAAAGGTTTCATCGTGGCCCAGACAGCTTCGGGCGGTCAGCAACTGGTATCCAACGAAGGGGAAGTGATCGTAGTCACCAACCAGGGTGTGGTCTATTCGCTCTACTTTGGTGAAATCTTTACCGGCAGCACGCTGGATATCGAAGTCGGTAACGGCAGTAAAGAGAAGAGTGACAAAGCCCCGGCGAAAGATGCAGAAAAAGCGGATTCGAAAGAGAAGAAAGCTGGCAATAAAACAGAGGAAGTGGTAGAGAAACCAGGCAAATCGGAAGAAAATGATGCCATGAAGACCAGCCGCTACCTGTTCGTGACAGTGACCTTCGATCCGTCCTTTATCGGCGATCCACCACAGAAGCCGACCAAACCGGAAAAGCCGGCTGAGACGAAAGAAAAAACGGACGGCGATAAACCAGCCGATGCGAAAGCAGCTGACAAGAAAGATGAGAAAGCCGACGAGAAGAAGCCGGATCCGGAAGCGGAATATGCAGCTGCGATGAAGAAGTATGAGTCGGCTCTCAAAACCTATGAGAAGCAGCTGAAGGAGTACGACGGGAAGGTCATCAAAGGCCAGGAACGCGTGCAGGAGCTGAATCAGCGGTTCGCAGACTGGTACTACGTGATTTCCGCCAACAGCTTCGAGAAGTTGCGGATGTCGCGGAAAGCCCTGGTCGAGCCGGCAGATAAACCTGAAGAGGGTGCCGCCCAACCGGGAGCAGGTAATCCTGCTCTGGGAATTCCGGGCCTGAACCTTCCCGGCATGAAGGCCCCCGCTCAACCGGGTGGGAAGCCTGCATCGCCGAAACCTGCTCCTTCTACGAAACCGGCTCCGGCGAAATCCGACAGCGAGAGTAAACCGGCGCCCGCCAAAACAGAGGCAAAACCTAAGCCTGCTGCGGAAAAAGCCTCCCCCAAGCAGCCGGAATCTGAGAAAAAGTCTACGGATTCCAAGCCTCCCGAGAAGGCAGCTGGTTCTGAGTAA
- a CDS encoding RseA family anti-sigma factor, whose product MSSPSSNENLSAYFDRESSDEESRELESLLEDSAAARQELHEFGEISRLIQETATESAPPELAPSIRKRIEQETLLNSTAATPATAPAPSGPSMLRYRIAVAISTCSSLAALVLFILLLNIPEPNAGTNWQMTSSDQQTTLMSQAEPAPESVVALREGEQIDAYHHTLSYQGKPVTDLKMKTAAAPPENAPSVSLRMSAPAAAKSELVKGQPGVGGADLARKETADFAIKNTIAEQKVMQRMAEVQAQNRLTFPTIPPMTGLPSHIPMDAIRIGDVLPYFQDINGKVAVIEVRVVDVKQALGTMELLLSKNNIPVNQKKQSEVERQLNRLNSQNGNGAGEKKTESAQEDELFAVFVEASDTQVASALNDLQKDLNQSQLLGLSLQPAIDESSLTESVKDLPRLLADNTAAEADTPFQAGGNQKQDSKTSDDTSANDGLARSNENTGYQTRYRMQVPAEQLTRRAREYKRATPLPTLSQARSASPEAPLVASKPNQDLLPYAADQKLTTNQRSAGGDKPPVRVLFVFKNSQNQTPVVPPAPPASR is encoded by the coding sequence ATGAGTAGTCCATCATCTAACGAAAACCTGTCCGCCTACTTCGACCGGGAATCCTCTGACGAGGAAAGCCGGGAGTTGGAGTCGCTGCTGGAAGATTCAGCGGCAGCGCGACAGGAACTGCACGAGTTCGGTGAGATCTCCCGGTTGATCCAGGAGACAGCGACGGAATCCGCGCCCCCCGAACTGGCGCCCTCGATCCGCAAACGGATCGAACAGGAAACCCTGTTGAATTCCACTGCAGCAACACCCGCGACGGCTCCGGCCCCGTCGGGTCCTTCGATGCTGCGTTACCGGATTGCGGTCGCTATCAGTACCTGTTCTTCTCTGGCAGCCTTGGTCTTATTTATTTTACTGCTGAATATTCCAGAGCCGAACGCAGGTACCAACTGGCAGATGACCTCTAGCGATCAACAGACAACACTAATGAGTCAGGCCGAACCCGCTCCTGAATCAGTGGTCGCGCTGCGGGAAGGTGAGCAGATCGATGCTTATCACCACACTCTGAGCTACCAGGGCAAACCGGTCACTGACCTGAAAATGAAAACGGCGGCAGCTCCCCCTGAAAATGCGCCTTCTGTCTCCCTGCGGATGTCAGCCCCTGCCGCTGCGAAAAGCGAGCTGGTGAAAGGACAACCGGGGGTGGGCGGTGCCGATCTGGCCCGCAAAGAGACGGCCGACTTTGCGATTAAAAACACGATTGCAGAGCAGAAAGTCATGCAACGCATGGCGGAAGTCCAAGCCCAGAATCGTCTCACGTTTCCGACAATTCCTCCGATGACAGGTCTGCCCTCGCATATTCCCATGGACGCGATTCGCATTGGCGACGTCTTGCCTTACTTCCAGGATATCAATGGCAAGGTTGCGGTGATCGAAGTACGTGTGGTCGATGTGAAACAGGCACTGGGCACCATGGAACTGCTGTTGAGCAAGAATAACATTCCGGTCAATCAGAAAAAGCAATCTGAAGTGGAACGTCAGCTAAATCGCCTGAATTCCCAGAACGGTAACGGCGCCGGTGAAAAGAAGACGGAATCGGCTCAAGAGGATGAACTGTTCGCGGTCTTCGTGGAAGCCTCCGATACCCAGGTGGCCTCGGCGCTGAATGATCTGCAGAAAGATCTGAATCAGAGTCAGTTGCTGGGCCTGTCCCTGCAGCCGGCTATCGATGAATCTTCACTGACGGAAAGCGTCAAAGACCTGCCACGTCTGCTGGCGGATAACACAGCAGCCGAAGCTGACACTCCCTTCCAGGCGGGCGGCAATCAAAAGCAGGATAGCAAAACCAGCGACGATACTTCTGCTAACGATGGTCTGGCGCGTTCGAACGAAAACACAGGTTACCAGACCCGCTATCGGATGCAGGTGCCTGCCGAACAGCTCACGCGACGCGCTAGAGAGTACAAACGCGCGACGCCACTCCCGACACTGAGTCAGGCCAGGTCAGCTTCACCCGAGGCGCCCCTGGTTGCCTCCAAGCCGAACCAGGATCTGCTGCCGTACGCTGCTGATCAGAAACTGACAACGAACCAGCGATCCGCTGGCGGGGATAAACCCCCGGTCAGAGTGCTGTTTGTGTTTAAGAACAGTCAGAACCAGACACCAGTTGTGCCTCCCGCTCCCCCGGCGTCCCGCTGA
- a CDS encoding SMP-30/gluconolactonase/LRE family protein translates to MKTIPLSCLLLVSSLLCLAPSQGHAQDSTNYPTLGEVIRIDPRLDQLIDKDAKIEVLSSGFDWSEGPVWVGDAKDGYLLFSDIPRNSVMKWKEGTGASLFMKPSGYTGVAPYGGEPGCNGLILDPQGRLVSCEHGDRRISVLTKKGGKRTMVDNYMGKRLNSPNDGTFKSNGDFYFTDPPYGLPDRYNDPRRELDFCGVYRLATDGSLTLLTKEMTRPNGIAFSPDEKTLYVAQSDPEAALWKAFPVNKDGTLGQSKVFCDVTENVGKLPGLPDGLKTDLKGNVFATGPGGCYIFSPEGDLLGRISTGERTANCAWGNDGSVLYLTADTYLVRIQTKTRGHVGPTKAK, encoded by the coding sequence ATGAAAACCATTCCACTCTCCTGTCTGCTACTGGTCTCAAGTCTCCTCTGCCTCGCCCCCTCCCAAGGGCACGCGCAGGACTCGACCAATTACCCCACACTGGGCGAAGTCATTCGCATCGATCCACGTCTCGATCAACTGATAGACAAGGATGCGAAGATTGAGGTTCTCTCCTCCGGCTTCGATTGGTCCGAAGGTCCTGTCTGGGTTGGAGATGCGAAAGACGGTTATCTGCTCTTTTCCGATATTCCCCGCAACTCAGTCATGAAATGGAAAGAGGGGACTGGTGCGTCTCTGTTCATGAAACCCTCGGGTTACACCGGAGTCGCTCCCTACGGAGGCGAGCCAGGCTGCAATGGTCTGATTCTGGATCCCCAGGGACGGCTGGTCTCCTGTGAGCATGGCGATCGGCGGATTTCCGTCCTCACCAAAAAGGGGGGCAAGCGGACGATGGTCGACAACTACATGGGCAAACGCCTCAACAGCCCCAACGATGGTACATTCAAATCCAACGGAGATTTCTACTTCACCGATCCCCCGTACGGTCTGCCCGATCGTTATAACGATCCCCGTCGCGAACTCGACTTCTGTGGCGTCTACCGCCTGGCCACTGACGGATCTCTGACTCTACTCACGAAAGAAATGACTCGCCCCAACGGCATCGCCTTCTCACCGGATGAAAAAACACTGTACGTCGCTCAGTCCGATCCTGAAGCCGCCCTCTGGAAAGCATTCCCCGTCAATAAGGATGGGACACTGGGGCAGAGCAAGGTCTTCTGTGATGTCACCGAAAATGTCGGCAAGCTGCCCGGACTGCCCGATGGTCTGAAGACCGACCTCAAAGGGAACGTCTTCGCCACCGGACCAGGGGGCTGTTATATCTTCAGTCCCGAAGGAGATTTGCTGGGACGCATCAGCACCGGCGAACGGACCGCCAACTGTGCCTGGGGTAATGACGGTTCAGTCCTCTACCTCACCGCAGATACTTACCTGGTTCGCATTCAGACCAAGACCAGGGGACACGTCGGACCTACCAAGGCCAAATAA
- the panC gene encoding pantoate--beta-alanine ligase, producing MDMVAEIPELRQRVRAVRQGGAVIGFVPTMGALHQGHASLVEAARKECDFVVVSIFVNPTQFGPNEDFDKYPRTLAADLEKCQAAGADLVWTPTKDMMYPAHFSTHVDVETLTETLEGATRPHHFRGVTTVVTKLLLSCLPDKAYFGAKDYQQQAIVRRMCLDLNLPVEIITCPIIRDADGLALSSRNAYLSAEERASGLSLSRALALAEERIASGETDLERIKTEMRELLSGTPLIKLDYATIADPDTLEELSTAQSRMVALIAAWSGSTRLIDNRELTADSQT from the coding sequence ATGGATATGGTTGCTGAAATCCCGGAACTGCGGCAGCGAGTACGTGCTGTCCGCCAGGGAGGTGCCGTCATCGGTTTTGTGCCGACCATGGGTGCCCTGCATCAGGGACATGCCAGCCTCGTGGAAGCCGCACGAAAAGAGTGCGATTTCGTTGTGGTTTCGATCTTCGTGAATCCGACACAGTTCGGCCCGAATGAAGATTTCGACAAGTACCCGCGAACGCTGGCTGCAGACCTGGAGAAATGCCAGGCTGCGGGGGCGGACCTGGTCTGGACGCCGACCAAAGACATGATGTATCCGGCCCACTTCTCAACGCATGTGGATGTGGAAACACTGACGGAGACACTGGAGGGCGCAACCCGTCCGCATCATTTCCGCGGCGTCACGACCGTGGTCACCAAACTCCTGCTCAGCTGCCTGCCCGACAAAGCTTATTTCGGGGCGAAAGATTATCAGCAGCAGGCCATCGTGCGGCGGATGTGTCTCGATCTGAATCTTCCGGTGGAAATTATCACGTGCCCTATTATCCGGGACGCCGATGGTCTGGCGCTGAGCAGCCGCAATGCTTATCTCTCAGCGGAAGAAAGAGCATCAGGCTTGTCCCTTTCTCGAGCGCTGGCACTGGCCGAGGAGCGAATCGCCTCGGGTGAGACGGATCTTGAGCGCATCAAAACAGAAATGCGGGAGCTGCTGTCGGGAACGCCGCTGATCAAACTCGATTATGCGACGATTGCTGATCCAGATACCCTGGAAGAGCTCTCAACCGCGCAAAGCCGGATGGTCGCGTTGATCGCCGCCTGGTCCGGTTCCACACGATTGATCGATAATCGTGAGCTGACGGCTGATTCGCAGACTTGA